agccagttcccactccacctcactaccccatcatccagaccgcactccctcagttcagctgtgaggatgctgtgggacactgtgccaaacccctcactcaagtcaaggtagaccacgtccaccgctctgccatcatccatccatcttgttatgtcctcataaaagtcaatgaggttggtcaagcaccacttccccttggtgaagccgtgttgactgcccctaatgaccctcctatccctgatatgccttgagatggcaccaaggatgagtcgctccatcagtttcccagggatggaggtgaggctgaacgGGGCTTTGTGAGTACAAGGCTCCAAATCATGATCAAAACATCAGATTTACCAAAAAAAAGGGGGTGAAATTGGAGACCTATGATTATCCAAAACCCCTATAAACAAACTGATTGAAGCTGTTTTAACTACACAGGTACCCAGGGTGGTGCTTCCAGCTGTTGGGAGATCTGCCCACCTCCAATTTTGCTTTGTAGCACCTACTAATTAGGTTGAAATATGTGGTTATTTTGGTAAATGGGTGTTGACCTGGTCTGGATGATGATGGAATGGTGGTTTAATTCAATTAACCTAAAAAAAAGGGTGGAAGGGTTGGAGGAGACACCAATATTCTTGGTAATGTGACTTGTTATTAAACACGTCGTCACATCCTGGACTACTTGTGTGATCGGTGCTTAATCTGTCTCCTGTGCCCTTGGTGCATCCAAGACTTGTTTTCAACCTTCATAGTGGTTTCCTGTGTGTAGTGGAAACTCCTTCTGATTTTAAGCTATTCTGTCCAACATCAGGAAGCAGAACTCAAGCGACTTGCAGGAAGACGCGCTTTGCTGCGCGCGTAACGGTCACACGGATAAAAATAAAGCCAAGATGTAAAAGGGGAAGCGCTCAGATGATGATGCAGATACGGGGTGAGAAACTTGACCCTTTCTGGCCCATTTCTGGGGAACAACCTTACTCTGGGTGTCCCCAATGCTGGGAAAAGACCTGTTGGGTGGTCAAATTATGGATTTCGGTCTCTCGTCTCGCACCTGCGCTTTTCCTTATGGCAGGAAGCACAAACCCACCCCGTCCCTTCCCTTTCAGCTGCGTGACGAGCGGTATTTTGGGGCAGATTATAGGAAGTTTCCAGCTCTGAGACGTTGTCCCGGGTTCTAGCATTCGCTAAGTGAACTTTTCGCTCTTTGGTTTGTAGGTCGTGAGGTGGAAGTCGCAGGTTCCGGTGGCCGAGCCAGGAATGGCTTAGCGAGGAACCGGGGTGGTTCTGAAGGCAAATATTGAACTAGAGGGCGTTTTGTGTCTGAACCGGCTGTTCAGATCAAAACCAGCTTGGCGGCGGGCGATAAATCAACCGGCGCTCGGTTGGCGTTTGCCGCGAGCTCTTACAGTCTGTGCCTTTTATTTGGGGACGTGCTCAGACAACTAAATAAAGCATTTCTTTAACAAGACTTGAAAACAAGCTGCAACATGCCCTGTATTTTGATATAATCTACTTTGAAGAGTCTCCCACGGCTCTGGAGGCTCAGTAGAGTTGTGTCCCATCTCTGGATTTCCCATGTGGTTTCAGTATAGTAGGAAAAGACTGCACGAGTCTCCCTACACCCACGAGTTATTGGGGTTTGGTTCCCGTTCCATGTCGCTGGGGGTTTCCTGAAAGAAGTTCAGGGCCTGGtgacagctcaggcctttccctcctctggagcctgaaccaaactgctctggtttggctgggggctcAAGAGCACCCACCACAGATGTAGATAAATACCTGAGGTGGGGGcggcaggaggatggaaccaggttcTTCTCAATGGTGCCAAGACCGAAGTCAACGGGCACGAACTTGAGCgatggtggatgctccatcctggagacatcccagggttctgagcaacctgagctggtgaagacgtgAAGAGATTGGACGAGGTGACCTTtagagctcccttccaacccaaattattctatgattgaaACGTTGGAGGTTCCTTCTGAACGTcgacattcaaaagccatctggatgtgCTCTCGGTGATTCGAACAGATGATCTCCAGGTTCCTTCCCACCTCAACCCTTCTGTTCTTTGGTGACCTCATGCTGCCCCGGTAAGGAGGGTCACACAAAGCCGCCATCACGCTAATTGATTAATCATTTGGAGAAATGGACACTGTTAATAGGGTAGGAAACGAAGCCGACGCCAAGAGGTCCCTCCCAACCGGGAAAGTTTTAAGCCCAGGGCAGGAAAAGGAATGTGGGACATGGATGGGAAGCGCTAAGCAAGGCTTGTCctgattttgggggaaaaacccGGGGAGATGCTCATGGTCGAGTCCGGGATCTCCATGGTCCTCATGGGCTAAATGGGATTTTAAACAGCAGTTGGAAGTCATTAAAATGTTGGGTTTTGTACACAGAGAATTAAATACGTGGAGTATTTTCTGCAGGCGAAACAGCATCAGGTTTTATATTGGGTCCTCCGACTTAAATCACTGCTGTGCAAAGATGCTGGTGAAACAAACCTTAAAATGAACTCAAAACCCTCCGTGAGCTGCTTGTCTCATGAAGAACTAGAAAGGAATGGTTCAGAAGGTGTTTGTGTGGATATTTATAATTCTTCCAGTGTGGTTTTATTTCAATTTCCATGCTACTGTGGCTCTTTTACCATCTTATATTTATATGTGGTGGGAGGAGGGAAAGTTATCCGTTCTGCCTGTTTAAGGGGCCCCTTCTATGTCTCTGATAAATGTCGTGACGTATTTGCGTGGCTGTAAATTGTGGTCGTTACAGCTTCGCTTTCTTTCCGCTCAACCCCAATAAGAGTTCGTTGTTCGCGCTCATCATTCCAGATTTCTGCTTTCGTCAGGGCCATGGGATAGAGAAGAGCAAATGATTCTGGTGTCAGGTCCTGGAACGACGTGGGTTACAGTGGTTGCGGCAGCTTCGTCGCTCAGCCATGAAAAGGGGTTTTCTtgcaaaatttcacagaatcccagagtgccagggattgaaagggacctggaaagctcatccagtgcaatccccccatggagcaggaacacccagctgaggttccacaggaaggtgtccaggcgggtttgaatgtctgcagagaaggagactccacaacctccctgggcagcctgggccaggctctgacaccctcaccaggaagaagtttcttctcacatttaagtggaaccttttgtgttccactttgtacccattaccccttgtcctatcactggttgtcacccagaagagcctggctccatcttcctgacactcaccctttccatattgatccccatgaatgagtcacccctcagtgttctcttgtccagctccagagccccagctccctcaccctttcctcacccgggagatgctccactcccttcagcatcttggtggctgcgctggactctctccagcagttccctgtccttctggaactgaggggccacaactggacacaagattccaggtgtggtctccccagggcagagcagaggggcaggagaacctctctgacctactgaccacccccttctaacccaccccaggtaccattggccttcctggccacaagggcccagtgctggctcatgctcaccctgctggccccaggacccccagctcccttttcactgctctccaacagctcattccccaacttacactggaacctggggttgttcctgcccacattcaagactctacacttgcccttgttctatttcattccattttccccacccaactctccagcctgtccaggtctctggacggCAGCACAGTGTTTCAGCTCAGCTAAATCAGTGTTTCGTTAGTAGAAAAGTGATTAACGGGATGTGAATTTTGTGTTACGGTTTGGATGAGCAGCTAGTTTAGATGCGCCTTGTTTTCCTTCTTGATCTTCGCATGCTATAGTCATTACTCCTAAAGTTAAAATATGAATTGCACCGATCCAAACAGCTCCGTATTTACTTTCCCGGGCGGACGCTTAATAAATAACCGCTAATAACTCTCTCGTTTGCATTTCAGGCAGCAGCAGCCGGTCTCAGCTACGTTGGGGGCTACGTCATTAACACCTACAAGAGCTACAACAACTTTCTGCAGGACAAGTATGCCGTGTTGCCGGCCGTCATCATCCTTTGCGTCGCCGTCGTCATGTTCGTCATCGGGTTGATCGGCTGTTGCGCCACGTTCCGGGAGTCGCGCGTCGGCCTGGGGCTGGTGAGCGTCGCGCCTCCTTCTTCTGTTTAGTTCTCTGAAGCCCAAATCTCGACTTCTAGAATGATTTTGAATAGGGTTCGATAGCTTCAGGCCTCCAAGTCACATCGTTGAGCTCAATAAGCGGTGCTGAACGTACCTAATTCGGCTGCTGGTTTATTCGCTTTATCCCACAGTCGTCTCCAGAGGCAACAACAGATAATGATAACTTACCGCTATAAGTTGATGTAATAGATAATGCGTGATTTAATTCATTCtttacagtctttttcttttcatttcagttctTGGCCATTATCCTGGTTATCTTTATTGCAGAAATATCCGCTTTTGTCCTTGGATTTGTTTATAGGGAAAAGGTAAGCAAAGAATTAGCAGCTCTGTACAAACCTGAAAGTAAAGAATAGATCTTGCATTATTAGAGCATTCGTATATATctgggtttttgggggttttgtcccCTATCCTGCAATCACattaaaacaatatatatattttttccctctccaaATAGGTAAAAAGTGATGTGCAAGGCACCATGCGCTCAGTCTTCGACAAGTATGATGGGAAAAATGCAGAGTCTACTGTTGTGGATTACTTGCAAGAACAGGTAAGAAAATACTTACATGGTTCTCAGAATTATTTAGAAAGGAATAATTGTGTCCTAAACGCAGAattcagctctgcagcagcatttAGCATCTGATTCTCCATAGCAATCGAAGGCGCTCTTGCCCAGCTTGCCAAAGAGAGGTTTAACATTAATTAGCATTCGTGTTCATCTATATCCATACATCCCCGTAACTCTCCCATGTTTGGCAGCTTCATTGTTGTGGCGTAAAGAACTACAGCGACTGGACAACCACAGCCTGGTTTAACGTCACCCGTAACAACAGCGTCCCTCTGAGCTGCTGCAGGCAAGACGTGAAGAACTGCACGGGGAGTCTGGATCAGCCCCAGGACCTCGATACGCGGGTGAGGATAAAGGACATGGCTCCACAGTTGGGCCGTGATCGCTTAAGGATAATTCATCCAACTCTTGCCAGCGATTTGTCCCCAAATTCTTTTCTCCCCATAGTTTTCCCCTAACTAACGTCCTTCCTTGAGGTCTGGATGAGCAGGTGgtgaggtggagtgtgaactggctgaagggaagaagccagagagtcgtgggcaatggggcagagtccagttgaggcctggatccagtgcagtgcctcagggggcagtgctggggccgctgttattcaatatattcatcaatgatttggatgctggactgtgctgccatccagagacctggacaggctggagagttgggtggggaaaaatggaatgaaatagaacaagggcaagtgtagagtctggaatctgggcaggaacaaccccaggttccagtgtaagttggggaatgagctgttggagagcagtgaaaagggagctgggggtcctggggccagcagggtgagcatgagccagcactgggcccttgtggccaggaaggccaatggtacctggggtgggttagaagggggtggtcagtaggtcagagaggttctcctgcccctctgctctgccctggggagaccacacctggaatcttgtgtccagttgtggccccctcagttccagaaggacagggaactgctggagagagtccagcgcagccaccaagatgctgaagggagtggagcatctcccgggtgaggaaaggctgagggagctggggctctggagctggacaagaggacactgagaggtgacctcatttatgtttacagatatctaaagggtgagcgtcaggaagatggagccaggctcttcttggtgacaaccaatgataggacaaggggtaatgggtgcaaactggaacacaggaggttccacttaaatatgagaagaaacttcttcatggtgagggtgcccagggaggttgtggagtctccttctctgcagacattcaaacccgcctggacaccttcctgtggaacctcagctgggtgttcctgctccatggggggattgcactggatgagctttagaAGTTCCTTCTGATCCCTCGTATTATTCTATAAAAGCTCCTGGATGATGAAAGGGGGACCAGCCTGGATGTTGGGTCTTGTCTTTACTGATAACTCCTTCATGTTTCGTGTTAAACATGAGCAAGGAATTGTTGCtcctgaggatggtgagagcctggctcaggttgggcagagaggtggtggctgaaccatccctggagacatcccaggccaggctggacggggctctgagcaacctgagctggtgaagatgtccctgctcatggctgggGTAGCACTGGgcgacctttaaaggtcccttccaacccaaaatattgtgTTGCTACAAAATCAACAAGGCCAAAGCATGAGCTATGGCAAGAATGAAAGCCCTCAAATCAGTGGTTGGTTAGACAGGTCTTACAAGGGAGGTAAAACCCCGAAATATCCAGCTGAATTAGATCTTTTGATGAGTTCTCACCCATTTCTTCCC
The Patagioenas fasciata isolate bPatFas1 chromosome Z, bPatFas1.hap1, whole genome shotgun sequence DNA segment above includes these coding regions:
- the LOC136115509 gene encoding tetraspanin-36-like, which translates into the protein MDCGVITSKTVLLLLSLSFWAAAAGLSYVGGYVINTYKSYNNFLQDKYAVLPAVIILCVAVVMFVIGLIGCCATFRESRVGLGLFLAIILVIFIAEISAFVLGFVYREKVKSDVQGTMRSVFDKYDGKNAESTVVDYLQEQLHCCGVKNYSDWTTTAWFNVTRNNSVPLSCCRQDVKNCTGSLDQPQDLDTRGCAAEVELGLQSVISYAMLVILGFAIVKFFAMLSVCVLTCKREDTGYQPLYSGVFA